Proteins from a genomic interval of Paenibacillus sp. RC334:
- the cas3 gene encoding CRISPR-associated helicase Cas3' has translation MQYIAHIRESDQEIQTVADHLLETQQLAESYGDKIGIRHITGLAGMLHDLGKYTENFQDYIRLAVQNPDNPPKRGSVDHSTAGGKLLYNLFHIQPQGTFDKQDFMNKALLSEVVGNAIISHHAYLQDFLDPDLESKFLDRVRDRELEGFDHAVGLFYEQVMEKSTFYHYVNLAGAELAHYMKRDHNPDVELKMMFLSKFVFSALIDADRTNTRCFEEINIKGEKNDNEPMNRQQLFQTYYERLMERINALQSGENAETTINLLRKQMSEQCEQFADKPSGIHTLSIPTGGGKTLASLRYALKHAVTFKKKHIIYVVPFTTIIEQNAQEVRKIIRDDANILEHHSNVVMNEVEDIDRQEHELEDVVVNTHQKLKLAKDNWDSPIIFTTMVQFLNVLYADGSRNVRRLHNLSESVIIFDEVQKVPIHCISLFNQALNFLKMYASSSIVLCTATQPELDFVHNKLDIEPDAEIVHDLDHVIEKFKRVEIVDKATNGTVNTEKLADFVEQKLADEPSVLVILNTKAVVKNLYLRLTEGNSAIPVYHLSTSMCPAHRNRILEKVKQHLNDKEPVVCISTQLIEAGVDISFTCVIRSLAGLDSIAQAAGRCNRHGRDETKQVYVIDHEEENLKRLKEIKIGKEITRKILIDLKRDKTCYGGNVLSAQAMEIYFQKYYTELATDLNYFIPKLRKNMTELLTVSRSENTYYRSYYDEKGTILPLFLANSYKTAAEYFQVIKDHTTAVIVPYGDGEKEGKEIIADLNGQQSIEDLSSLLRKAQQFTINILHHEKEELDHNKALIPYLDGKIWALTERAYDDLFGLNLHNDSLHDGFIL, from the coding sequence CGTTTGGCGGTGCAAAATCCTGACAATCCACCGAAACGAGGAAGCGTAGATCATTCTACCGCTGGTGGAAAGTTATTGTACAATCTTTTTCACATTCAACCTCAAGGGACATTTGATAAGCAGGATTTCATGAACAAAGCTTTATTATCCGAAGTTGTAGGGAATGCGATTATTTCACACCATGCATATCTGCAGGATTTTTTAGACCCCGACCTGGAATCAAAATTTTTGGATCGGGTGCGTGATCGAGAGCTGGAAGGATTTGATCATGCAGTCGGTCTTTTTTATGAGCAGGTGATGGAGAAATCTACATTTTACCATTATGTGAATCTAGCAGGGGCCGAGTTGGCTCATTATATGAAACGGGATCATAATCCAGACGTTGAACTCAAAATGATGTTCTTATCCAAGTTTGTTTTTAGCGCTTTGATTGATGCGGATCGCACGAATACCCGTTGTTTTGAAGAAATTAATATTAAAGGCGAAAAGAATGACAATGAACCGATGAATCGCCAACAGCTATTTCAAACGTATTACGAAAGATTAATGGAGCGTATTAACGCTCTGCAATCAGGAGAGAACGCCGAGACAACCATTAATCTGCTTAGAAAACAAATGTCCGAGCAATGTGAGCAATTTGCAGACAAGCCTTCGGGGATACATACGCTCTCCATACCCACTGGGGGTGGAAAAACGCTGGCTAGTCTGCGTTATGCCCTCAAGCATGCGGTCACATTCAAAAAGAAGCATATCATCTACGTCGTTCCATTCACGACGATTATTGAACAAAACGCTCAGGAGGTTCGCAAAATTATACGGGATGACGCTAACATTCTGGAGCATCACTCGAATGTGGTCATGAACGAGGTAGAAGATATAGATCGGCAGGAGCATGAGCTTGAAGATGTTGTTGTGAATACACATCAAAAATTAAAGCTGGCTAAGGATAATTGGGATTCGCCCATCATTTTCACGACCATGGTGCAATTTTTAAATGTACTTTACGCAGATGGCAGCAGAAATGTCCGCAGACTTCACAATTTGAGTGAGTCTGTCATCATTTTTGATGAGGTTCAAAAAGTCCCCATTCACTGCATTTCATTGTTTAATCAAGCGCTGAATTTTTTGAAAATGTATGCCAGTTCAAGTATTGTTCTTTGCACTGCTACCCAACCGGAATTGGATTTTGTACATAACAAGCTGGACATTGAGCCGGATGCGGAAATAGTGCATGATCTCGATCATGTCATAGAGAAGTTTAAGCGGGTTGAAATTGTTGACAAGGCGACGAACGGCACTGTAAATACGGAAAAGCTTGCCGATTTTGTTGAGCAAAAGCTCGCTGATGAGCCAAGCGTACTCGTTATTCTCAATACAAAAGCGGTGGTCAAAAATTTATATCTTCGACTAACAGAAGGAAACAGTGCAATCCCGGTTTACCACCTAAGTACTTCCATGTGTCCGGCTCATCGCAATCGCATATTGGAGAAAGTAAAACAACATTTAAATGATAAGGAACCTGTCGTTTGTATCAGCACACAACTCATCGAGGCAGGAGTGGATATTAGCTTTACCTGTGTCATTCGATCCTTGGCTGGTCTGGATTCGATTGCACAAGCGGCAGGCCGATGTAATCGCCACGGAAGAGATGAAACAAAGCAGGTGTATGTCATTGATCATGAAGAAGAGAATCTCAAGCGGCTCAAAGAAATTAAAATCGGCAAAGAAATTACCAGAAAAATACTCATTGACTTAAAACGTGACAAAACCTGCTACGGTGGTAACGTATTATCCGCACAGGCTATGGAAATATATTTCCAAAAATATTATACCGAGCTGGCAACCGACTTGAACTATTTTATACCTAAGCTAAGAAAAAACATGACTGAGCTATTAACTGTTAGTCGCAGTGAAAATACGTACTATCGCTCTTATTACGATGAAAAGGGCACGATTCTTCCTTTATTTTTAGCGAATAGCTATAAGACCGCAGCAGAATACTTTCAGGTCATTAAAGATCATACAACAGCAGTTATCGTTCCATATGGAGATGGAGAGAAGGAAGGAAAAGAGATTATCGCTGATCTCAACGGACAGCAAAGCATAGAGGATCTCAGTAGTCTGCTGCGCAAAGCACAGCAATTCACCATTAATATATTGCACCATGAGAAAGAAGAACTGGATCACAATAAGGCGCTGATTCCTTATTTGGATGGAAAGATATGGGCTTTGACTGAGAGGGCCTATGATGATTTATTTGGGCTGAATCTTCACAATGATAGTTTGCATGATGGTTTTATTCTCTAA
- the cas5c gene encoding type I-C CRISPR-associated protein Cas5c codes for MRNAIEFRVYGDYALFTDPLTKLGGEKLTYSVPTYQALKGIVESIYWKPTITMVIDKVRVLNAIRMESKGIRPIEYSGGNTLANYTYLKDPCYEVQAHFIFNPHRPEMEYDRNENKHHNILKRSLLAGGRRDIFLGTRECQAYIEPCVFGEAPGFYDNYGDIHLGNMVHGINYPDETGRNQLEVRLWEPVMKDGVIEFIKPEECTKVRVIAEMQPKRFDENNVQAADELLAEWEGWGMK; via the coding sequence TTGAGAAACGCAATCGAATTTAGAGTGTATGGAGATTATGCACTGTTCACTGACCCGCTAACCAAGCTGGGTGGTGAGAAACTAACCTACAGTGTCCCCACCTATCAGGCATTAAAAGGGATCGTAGAAAGTATTTATTGGAAGCCTACCATTACGATGGTAATAGACAAGGTTCGTGTCCTAAATGCTATACGAATGGAATCGAAGGGGATTCGGCCCATTGAATATAGCGGCGGTAATACGCTTGCTAATTATACCTATCTCAAAGACCCTTGCTATGAGGTTCAGGCTCATTTTATTTTTAATCCGCATCGTCCCGAGATGGAATATGATCGTAATGAGAATAAACATCATAACATTCTTAAACGCTCGCTGCTTGCGGGTGGACGCCGAGATATTTTTCTGGGTACACGTGAATGTCAGGCTTATATAGAGCCATGTGTTTTTGGTGAGGCACCCGGGTTCTATGATAACTATGGCGACATTCATTTGGGAAACATGGTACATGGGATTAACTACCCGGATGAGACAGGCAGGAATCAGTTGGAGGTACGCTTGTGGGAGCCTGTGATGAAGGATGGAGTCATAGAATTTATTAAACCAGAGGAATGCACCAAGGTTCGCGTCATAGCAGAGATGCAGCCCAAACGGTTTGATGAAAATAACGTTCAGGCCGCTGATGAGCTGCTTGCAGAGTGGGAGGGGTGGGGCATGAAATGA
- the cas8c gene encoding type I-C CRISPR-associated protein Cas8c/Csd1 — protein sequence MSWLLNLYETYNSNDKCVGVIEKKYNDREYTLLPIAHTTQNAQIEVEITEQGDFHSARVLDKTEFSTLIPCTEKSASRAGSVVAPYPLHDKLSYVAGDFVAYGGKIKKEEPFAAYIQQLEGWANSEFATPKLKSIYRYLSKRRLIQDLVVGEPVLYLDADQKLITTWDKKYEPLHGEKPRIFTAVPGEVDSVFIRFNVYSPDKALTKVWKDTELYDSFIGYYSQLLGEEDICYVTGEKLPGTDKHANKIRNSGDKAKLISANDTSGFTFRGRFTHSHEAATISYEVSQKAHNALKWLIQRQGKIMENRVFLVWGNDSPEVPCLTDNDNIFAMEFGSESSRPITLKAHTNQEFAFDLAKALSGYRNKLAIKSASKANVNILVLDSATTGRMAVLYYRNLDKKLYFDKLIDWHSKCAWLHRYQKDGQGDLLQFWGAPATKDIAFAAYGSKANDKLVKGLMERMLPCIVDGRRIPQDIVRSATHRASNPVAMDKWEWEKTLSITCALINEREGYDVALDKENTDRSYLFGRLLAIADVMERNALDKDEKRSTNAIRYMSVFSQHPERTWRTIQNALQPYQAKFGKQLNYYSSMIDEVASQIPFDEFNNEPLTGKYLLGFYSQRYKLYQKTEKKQDEGNHAGDEDHKEDSSSGM from the coding sequence ATGAGCTGGCTGTTAAATCTATATGAAACATATAATTCCAACGACAAATGTGTCGGCGTGATTGAAAAAAAGTATAATGATCGCGAATACACGCTCCTACCCATCGCTCATACAACCCAAAATGCACAAATTGAAGTGGAAATTACCGAACAAGGTGATTTTCATTCAGCCAGAGTGTTGGACAAAACCGAGTTTAGTACATTAATTCCTTGTACAGAAAAGTCGGCCAGCCGGGCTGGCTCTGTCGTAGCACCTTATCCACTGCATGATAAATTAAGTTATGTAGCCGGAGATTTTGTCGCTTATGGTGGAAAGATCAAAAAAGAAGAGCCTTTTGCGGCTTATATCCAACAGTTAGAGGGTTGGGCTAATTCGGAGTTTGCTACGCCCAAGCTGAAAAGCATCTATCGTTACTTGAGCAAGCGCCGACTGATTCAAGACTTGGTAGTTGGAGAGCCTGTTTTATATCTGGATGCGGATCAGAAATTAATAACTACATGGGACAAGAAGTACGAACCTTTACATGGAGAAAAACCACGTATATTTACGGCAGTTCCCGGTGAAGTGGATAGCGTATTTATTCGTTTTAACGTGTATTCACCAGATAAAGCGTTAACTAAAGTCTGGAAGGATACAGAACTATATGATTCATTTATTGGTTACTACAGCCAGCTATTGGGCGAGGAAGACATATGTTATGTAACCGGGGAGAAGCTTCCCGGTACAGATAAACACGCGAATAAAATCAGAAATTCCGGAGATAAAGCCAAGCTGATTTCCGCCAATGATACGAGCGGCTTCACGTTCAGGGGAAGGTTTACTCACAGTCATGAAGCAGCAACCATCAGCTACGAGGTATCTCAAAAAGCTCATAATGCCTTAAAGTGGCTGATTCAACGTCAAGGAAAAATCATGGAAAATCGTGTCTTTCTCGTCTGGGGGAATGATTCCCCGGAAGTGCCATGCCTTACGGACAATGACAACATCTTTGCAATGGAATTTGGTTCTGAATCATCGCGGCCGATAACCCTCAAAGCCCATACTAACCAAGAGTTTGCTTTTGATCTGGCCAAAGCGCTATCGGGTTATCGTAATAAATTGGCTATCAAATCGGCGTCCAAAGCAAACGTCAATATTCTTGTGCTTGACTCAGCGACAACGGGACGCATGGCGGTTCTGTATTATCGAAACTTGGATAAAAAATTGTATTTTGACAAGCTAATAGACTGGCATTCTAAATGTGCCTGGCTGCACCGTTATCAAAAGGACGGGCAAGGTGATCTGCTACAATTTTGGGGAGCGCCGGCGACGAAGGACATTGCTTTTGCGGCCTACGGTTCGAAGGCGAATGACAAGCTTGTTAAAGGGCTGATGGAACGAATGCTTCCCTGTATTGTAGATGGTCGAAGAATTCCGCAGGATATTGTAAGGAGTGCTACTCACCGTGCCTCTAATCCGGTAGCTATGGATAAATGGGAATGGGAAAAGACACTGAGTATAACATGTGCATTGATTAACGAACGGGAGGGATACGATGTGGCATTAGATAAAGAAAATACGGATCGCAGTTATTTATTTGGCAGATTGTTGGCGATAGCTGATGTGATGGAACGAAACGCATTAGACAAGGATGAGAAGCGATCTACGAATGCAATTCGATATATGAGTGTATTTTCACAGCATCCGGAAAGAACCTGGAGAACCATTCAGAATGCTTTGCAGCCGTATCAAGCCAAATTCGGCAAACAACTAAACTATTATTCCAGTATGATTGATGAGGTTGCTTCACAAATCCCGTTTGATGAATTTAATAACGAGCCGCTGACCGGGAAATATTTGCTTGGATTCTACAGCCAGCGCTACAAGCTCTATCAGAAGACGGAGAAAAAGCAGGATGAGGGTAATCATGCAGGAGATGAAGACCATAAGGAAGACAGTAGCTCAGGTATGTGA
- the cas7c gene encoding type I-C CRISPR-associated protein Cas7/Csd2 — MSILDHKIDFAVVMSVTKANPNGDPLNGNRPRQNYDGYGEISDVALKRKIRNRLQDMGESIFVQSNDRKSDAFHSLRERADANPELEKFFKGKESSSDEFARIACQEWIDVRSFGQVFAFKAASKGAGVSVGVRGPVSIHTATSIDPIDITSMQITKSVNSEPGKERGSDTMGMKHRVDFGVYVFKGSINTQLAEKTGFTHEDAAKIGEALISLFENDVSSARPDGSMEVHKVYWWEHPSKLGKYSSAKVHRSLEVKPKEDVSAIDKSFDTHYECIVTPLEGLEVQEYAGL; from the coding sequence ATGTCTATTTTGGATCATAAAATTGATTTTGCGGTTGTAATGTCTGTCACAAAAGCCAATCCCAATGGCGATCCGTTGAATGGCAATCGCCCACGGCAAAATTACGATGGTTATGGCGAAATTTCAGATGTGGCTCTGAAACGGAAAATAAGAAATCGTCTGCAAGATATGGGCGAGTCTATTTTTGTTCAATCGAATGATCGGAAGTCAGATGCTTTTCATAGTTTAAGAGAACGTGCAGATGCCAACCCTGAATTGGAAAAATTCTTTAAGGGCAAGGAAAGCTCAAGTGATGAATTTGCTAGAATTGCTTGTCAGGAATGGATAGATGTTCGTAGCTTCGGTCAAGTGTTTGCGTTCAAGGCGGCAAGTAAGGGAGCAGGAGTGTCTGTTGGGGTAAGAGGGCCTGTATCTATACATACAGCAACCAGTATAGATCCTATTGATATTACAAGTATGCAAATTACCAAAAGTGTAAACTCCGAACCCGGCAAAGAAAGAGGCTCCGATACGATGGGGATGAAGCATCGGGTGGATTTTGGTGTGTACGTTTTTAAGGGAAGCATCAATACACAGCTAGCTGAAAAAACAGGATTTACACACGAAGACGCGGCGAAGATCGGGGAAGCGCTGATTAGCTTGTTTGAAAATGACGTATCATCGGCCCGTCCTGACGGCAGTATGGAGGTTCATAAGGTCTATTGGTGGGAGCATCCTTCCAAGCTTGGAAAATACTCATCTGCTAAAGTACATCGTTCTTTGGAAGTGAAACCGAAAGAAGATGTAAGTGCAATCGACAAATCTTTTGACACCCATTATGAATGTATAGTAACACCGCTCGAAGGCTTAGAGGTCCAAGAGTATGCAGGGCTATAA
- the cas4 gene encoding CRISPR-associated protein Cas4 yields the protein MQGYNEEDYLLLSGIQHFNFCRRQWALIHIEQQWEENVRTIEGDHLHRKADQPMIREKRGDKLIVRALPIHSRELGITGICDVVEFVRDAHGVPLAGEEGMYLPFPVEYKRGKPKRNDSDHSQLVAQVMCLEEMLVCDIAKGYFYYDEIKHRVEVMITAADRERVRASIQEMRHYFERNHTPKAKAGPHCQSCSLQHICVPEILNKRSVSSFIESRIAE from the coding sequence ATGCAGGGCTATAACGAAGAAGATTATTTGCTATTATCCGGTATACAGCATTTTAATTTTTGTAGAAGACAGTGGGCGCTTATTCACATTGAGCAGCAATGGGAAGAAAATGTGCGGACGATTGAGGGGGATCATTTACACCGAAAAGCGGATCAGCCGATGATTCGTGAGAAAAGAGGAGATAAACTCATCGTACGCGCGTTGCCTATACATTCCAGAGAACTTGGGATTACCGGAATCTGTGACGTCGTAGAGTTTGTACGGGATGCTCATGGGGTTCCGCTGGCAGGGGAGGAAGGTATGTACCTTCCTTTTCCTGTGGAATACAAGCGCGGCAAACCCAAACGAAATGATTCAGATCATTCTCAGTTAGTTGCACAAGTGATGTGTCTTGAAGAAATGCTCGTGTGTGATATTGCAAAAGGTTACTTTTATTACGATGAGATCAAGCATCGGGTAGAGGTCATGATCACTGCTGCTGACCGTGAACGGGTGCGAGCAAGTATTCAGGAAATGCGGCATTATTTTGAGCGCAATCACACCCCTAAAGCTAAAGCGGGGCCACATTGCCAAAGCTGCTCGCTTCAACATATATGTGTGCCGGAAATTTTGAATAAAAGGTCTGTTTCCAGTTTCATTGAAAGCAGGATAGCTGAATGA
- the cas1c gene encoding type I-C CRISPR-associated endonuclease Cas1c — MKKLLNTLFVTLPDTYLSLDGDNIVIKQEEAILARYPLHNLEAVCTFGYAGVSPGLMGACASRNIDLTFMTRTGRFLARVIGESRGNVVLRKEQYRISDDDKRSALVARNMIIGKIYNNKWILERATRDYPLRIDADRMKKVTASLAGAMQQVREVEDLDILRGLEGAAAVQYNSVFDELILQQKKDFYFHGRNKRPPLDNVNALLSFAYTLLSNDMKSALEAVGLDAYVGFLHRDRPGRASLALDVMEELRGVYADRFVLTLINKKLIHGKGFYRKENGAVIMDDDTRKIVLKAWQERKQEKIIHPYLNEKMSWGLVPYSQALLLARHIRGDLDEYPPFLWK, encoded by the coding sequence ATGAAAAAATTACTGAATACGTTGTTTGTTACCTTGCCGGATACGTACTTGTCACTGGATGGGGACAATATCGTTATCAAACAAGAAGAGGCCATTTTGGCACGCTACCCGTTGCATAACCTGGAAGCTGTATGTACTTTTGGCTATGCAGGGGTAAGTCCGGGACTGATGGGTGCTTGTGCATCACGCAATATAGATTTAACCTTTATGACGCGAACTGGACGTTTCCTGGCACGTGTGATCGGAGAGAGTCGTGGAAATGTGGTACTCCGAAAAGAACAGTATCGGATTTCCGATGATGACAAAAGAAGTGCTCTTGTAGCCAGAAATATGATTATAGGCAAGATATATAATAATAAATGGATTTTGGAGCGAGCGACAAGGGACTATCCCCTACGTATTGACGCTGATCGAATGAAAAAGGTGACTGCTTCTTTAGCAGGGGCCATGCAGCAAGTCCGTGAAGTGGAGGATCTGGACATTTTGCGTGGTTTGGAGGGTGCGGCGGCTGTACAGTACAATTCGGTTTTTGATGAACTGATTTTGCAGCAAAAGAAGGATTTTTACTTCCATGGACGCAATAAACGCCCGCCGTTGGATAATGTCAATGCTTTATTATCTTTTGCCTACACACTTCTGTCCAACGATATGAAATCTGCACTGGAAGCTGTCGGTTTGGATGCTTATGTAGGTTTTCTGCATAGAGATCGTCCGGGGCGAGCTTCATTGGCACTGGATGTTATGGAAGAGCTTCGTGGAGTATATGCAGATCGTTTTGTCCTTACATTGATTAACAAAAAGTTGATTCATGGCAAAGGATTTTACAGGAAAGAAAATGGCGCTGTGATTATGGACGATGACACGAGAAAGATAGTATTGAAGGCATGGCAGGAACGCAAACAGGAAAAGATTATTCATCCTTATTTGAATGAGAAAATGTCTTGGGGGCTTGTGCCCTATTCACAGGCTTTGCTCTTGGCTAGACATATTCGGGGAGATCTGGACGAGTACCCTCCATTTTTGTGGAAGTAG
- the cas2 gene encoding CRISPR-associated endonuclease Cas2, with product MLILITYDVSTVDREGRKRLAKVAKKCVDHGQRVQNSVFECILDSTQFRRLKYELEELIDKKEDSLRFYNLGDNYKKKVEHMGAKEAYDMESPLIL from the coding sequence TTGTTAATTCTAATTACGTATGATGTAAGCACAGTAGACAGGGAAGGCAGAAAAAGATTGGCCAAGGTTGCAAAAAAGTGTGTAGATCACGGACAAAGGGTACAAAATTCCGTGTTTGAGTGCATTTTGGATTCGACCCAGTTTCGCCGTTTGAAGTATGAATTAGAAGAATTGATAGACAAAAAAGAAGACAGCCTGCGTTTCTACAATTTAGGAGATAACTATAAAAAGAAGGTAGAGCATATGGGTGCAAAAGAAGCTTACGATATGGAAAGCCCGCTGATTCTGTAA
- a CDS encoding LamG-like jellyroll fold domain-containing protein produces the protein MKRRVAANGIKRGFLITLALLLMIAGSSLGMSDASAALSEQKDKQDAPAFSEVSVHDPSIVKDGDTYYVFGSHISAAKSKDLKNWTSFANGYTTPGNTLFGDLSKNLAGSFAWAGENDSDSKGGFSVWAPDVFWNEHYVNDDGTKGAYMIYYSASSTYIRSAIGVAVAPQIEGPYQYVDTIVYSGFTKETAYDKDSKVDKKWTNTPIQQLVDQGKLQGPRAGWFNADGSYANKMFPNAIDPAIFYDTEGRLWMTYGSWSGGIFLLELDKATGKPIYPGRDGTTKDGRLIDRYFGTRIAGGYGESGEGPYIEYNKETGYYYLFVTYGGLASDGGYNMRLFRSKNPAGPYKDAKGQNAVLPVNTKNAAFGNKLIGNFLFNSKIGDPGEGIGYGYVSSGHNSAYTDPDNGQMFVVFHTRFPQQGEKHELRIHQMFMNQEGWPVVAPYRYGGETLTELDEDQVVGDYQYTNHGSDTSAAIKQAQFIQLKADHTVTGELQGTWRKVGDASVQLTLEGTVYDGVFIRQWDDYTKQYVMTFTVVSKTGEMAWGSQFAPSTDATVVESVYGDLDLGDTSRLVANVSLPKQGSRQTSITWKSSGPSVISATGEVKRPEIGEKAVSATLTATISKGESSKNKTFQITVSPYEMATLTAQYKFENNLEDSEAAFANGEVIGDRIDREGGTVTYTEGTSGQAVLLDGKSGIKLPQGIISSSAYSVSLWVHPSELTLYTPTFFGAMDSNHWISLLPKGPEGDNTMLWSGSSSWYNGSTGMKIKTNEWTHLAFTVDKGVLSVYVNGKPQFTGAGLPDVFTSKAGTFSLGVNWWDPAFKGAIDELSIFAGALPPSQVAGLAKVK, from the coding sequence ATGAAAAGGCGGGTTGCAGCAAATGGAATCAAGAGAGGTTTTTTAATAACGTTAGCATTATTACTAATGATTGCAGGGTCTTCATTGGGAATGAGTGATGCTTCCGCTGCACTATCTGAGCAGAAGGATAAGCAGGATGCGCCCGCTTTTTCCGAGGTATCCGTTCATGATCCCTCCATCGTCAAAGACGGCGATACTTATTATGTGTTTGGTTCACATATTTCAGCGGCGAAGAGCAAGGATCTTAAAAACTGGACTTCTTTTGCAAACGGTTACACAACTCCGGGAAACACGCTTTTTGGGGATTTATCGAAGAATCTCGCAGGTTCCTTTGCTTGGGCAGGGGAAAATGATTCGGACAGCAAGGGAGGATTCTCGGTCTGGGCGCCGGATGTATTTTGGAATGAGCATTATGTCAATGACGATGGGACAAAAGGGGCCTATATGATTTATTATAGTGCGTCTTCTACCTACATTCGTTCCGCGATCGGTGTTGCTGTTGCACCCCAAATCGAAGGTCCTTATCAATATGTGGATACGATTGTGTATTCCGGCTTTACGAAAGAGACTGCCTACGACAAGGACAGCAAAGTGGATAAAAAATGGACCAACACGCCAATCCAACAGTTGGTTGATCAAGGCAAACTGCAAGGTCCAAGAGCGGGATGGTTCAACGCAGATGGTTCTTACGCAAATAAAATGTTTCCGAATGCGATTGATCCAGCTATCTTTTATGATACAGAAGGGCGTTTATGGATGACATATGGATCATGGTCTGGGGGGATTTTTTTACTAGAGCTGGATAAAGCAACAGGAAAGCCTATCTATCCAGGTCGAGATGGAACGACGAAAGATGGTCGGCTGATTGATCGTTATTTTGGCACCAGAATTGCTGGCGGATATGGGGAATCAGGAGAGGGCCCTTACATTGAATACAATAAAGAGACAGGCTACTACTATTTATTTGTAACCTATGGCGGACTTGCCTCGGACGGTGGATATAACATGAGGTTATTCCGTTCCAAAAATCCGGCAGGACCTTATAAGGATGCCAAGGGGCAGAACGCCGTTTTACCTGTCAACACCAAGAATGCGGCTTTTGGCAACAAGCTGATAGGTAACTTTTTGTTCAACAGTAAAATTGGTGATCCAGGCGAAGGAATTGGCTATGGCTACGTATCCTCTGGCCACAACTCTGCTTATACCGATCCTGATAACGGGCAAATGTTTGTTGTCTTTCATACCCGCTTTCCTCAGCAGGGAGAGAAGCATGAATTGCGCATACACCAGATGTTCATGAACCAGGAAGGCTGGCCTGTAGTAGCTCCTTACCGTTATGGTGGTGAGACTCTTACAGAACTGGATGAGGATCAAGTCGTTGGAGATTATCAGTATACCAATCATGGCAGTGATACGTCGGCGGCGATCAAGCAAGCGCAGTTTATTCAGCTAAAAGCAGATCACACCGTCACAGGTGAGCTACAAGGAACGTGGCGTAAGGTGGGAGACGCGAGTGTTCAACTGACGCTGGAAGGCACCGTATATGACGGAGTTTTCATTAGACAATGGGATGACTATACCAAGCAATATGTAATGACATTTACGGTTGTATCCAAAACAGGGGAAATGGCCTGGGGGAGTCAGTTCGCTCCTTCCACGGATGCAACAGTGGTTGAAAGTGTATATGGCGATTTGGACCTTGGTGATACAAGTCGGTTAGTAGCCAATGTATCCCTTCCAAAGCAAGGAAGTCGGCAAACCTCGATTACTTGGAAAAGTTCAGGCCCGAGCGTCATTTCTGCGACAGGTGAGGTTAAACGTCCTGAAATCGGAGAAAAGGCTGTATCAGCCACTCTGACCGCCACGATTTCCAAAGGGGAGAGCAGTAAGAACAAAACCTTTCAAATCACAGTATCTCCTTATGAGATGGCAACGCTGACCGCACAATATAAATTTGAAAATAATCTTGAGGACAGTGAAGCTGCTTTTGCGAATGGTGAGGTCATCGGTGACCGGATTGATCGTGAAGGAGGAACTGTCACCTACACGGAGGGTACAAGTGGTCAAGCGGTCCTGTTGGATGGAAAATCTGGAATTAAGCTGCCCCAAGGGATTATATCCAGTTCTGCATATTCCGTGTCCCTGTGGGTTCATCCGAGTGAGCTGACGCTGTATACCCCCACTTTTTTCGGAGCTATGGATAGTAATCACTGGATTAGCTTGCTGCCCAAAGGTCCCGAGGGAGACAACACGATGCTTTGGTCCGGTAGCTCATCTTGGTATAACGGTAGCACCGGTATGAAAATCAAAACTAATGAGTGGACACATCTCGCCTTCACTGTAGACAAAGGAGTGTTATCCGTGTACGTGAACGGCAAACCTCAGTTTACAGGCGCAGGACTTCCAGACGTATTTACATCCAAAGCAGGAACGTTCAGCTTGGGTGTTAACTGGTGGGACCCTGCCTTTAAAGGCGCTATTGATGAGTTAAGTATATTCGCAGGGGCGCTTCCTCCATCTCAGGTGGCAGGACTGGCCAAGGTGAAATGA